A window from Gottschalkiaceae bacterium SANA encodes these proteins:
- a CDS encoding phosphoribosyltransferase family protein encodes MKKTYELQVAGLSRKLPIIQISDSLAIASFVILGDTELVCASAKVLAERLPEVDVLVTAEAKGIPLVFEVSKILGMKNYIVARKSIKAYMDKPLVNEVESITTNEKQMLCLDGNDVALVQGKRVAIIDDVISTGESLRAVEELVKKAGGQIVVKAAILAEGDAAERKDILFLEKLPLFPIK; translated from the coding sequence ATGAAGAAAACTTACGAACTTCAAGTCGCAGGACTATCGAGAAAGTTGCCGATTATTCAAATTAGCGATTCTTTAGCAATTGCAAGTTTTGTGATTTTGGGAGATACAGAATTGGTATGCGCATCCGCGAAAGTATTGGCGGAGCGGTTGCCAGAGGTTGATGTGCTTGTTACTGCGGAAGCAAAAGGAATTCCTTTGGTGTTTGAGGTATCAAAAATCTTGGGCATGAAGAACTATATTGTAGCGCGCAAGAGCATCAAAGCCTACATGGATAAGCCATTGGTTAATGAAGTAGAATCCATTACAACCAATGAAAAGCAAATGCTATGCTTGGATGGCAATGATGTTGCATTGGTTCAGGGAAAGCGTGTAGCGATTATTGATGATGTGATCAGCACGGGTGAATCCCTTCGTGCAGTAGAAGAGTTGGTGAAAAAAGCAGGCGGCCAAATTGTTGTCAAGGCGGCAATTTTAGCTGAAGGTGATGCGGCAGAGCGAAAAGATATTTTATTTCTTGAGAAATTGCCGCTCTTTCCAATCAAATAA
- a CDS encoding ABC transporter ATP-binding protein: MLEFREIHKTFQTAQGPQVLFSGLDLSIQKNEFVTMVGNNGAGKSSLFKMIVGDMMPDDGDVLLENQSILSMASHLKKARIGKVYQDPAAGTVGSMTLLENMALADRKGERVSLRFAIEKSARERYGELLKDLGLGLENKLDTPMEELSGGQRQTVALVMATMKTPQLLLLDEHTAALDPKTANLILDKTQALVAEKGIMTIMVTHNLKDALTYGNRLIMMREGQIIEDLKEKARAQFTMEDLLAKFYLPVL, from the coding sequence ATGCTCGAGTTTAGAGAAATTCATAAAACCTTTCAAACGGCACAAGGTCCACAAGTTCTTTTTTCTGGATTGGATTTATCCATTCAAAAAAACGAATTTGTGACCATGGTAGGGAATAATGGAGCGGGTAAGTCATCTTTATTTAAAATGATAGTCGGAGATATGATGCCGGATGACGGGGATGTTTTACTGGAGAATCAATCTATCTTATCAATGGCGTCCCACTTGAAAAAAGCAAGAATTGGCAAGGTCTATCAGGATCCTGCCGCAGGCACTGTCGGTAGCATGACGCTTTTGGAGAATATGGCCTTGGCAGATCGCAAGGGCGAGCGTGTTAGCCTTCGATTCGCCATCGAGAAATCGGCAAGAGAGCGGTATGGTGAGCTATTAAAAGATTTGGGTTTGGGATTGGAAAACAAATTAGATACGCCCATGGAGGAACTGTCAGGCGGTCAGCGTCAAACCGTTGCCTTGGTAATGGCTACCATGAAAACACCTCAATTGCTTTTGCTGGATGAACATACAGCAGCCTTGGATCCCAAGACAGCGAATCTCATTTTGGACAAGACCCAAGCCCTGGTCGCTGAGAAGGGCATTATGACCATCATGGTGACCCATAATTTGAAGGATGCCCTCACCTATGGCAATCGATTGATTATGATGCGAGAAGGACAAATTATTGAAGATCTGAAAGAAAAAGCAAGAGCTCAATTCACGATGGAAGACTTGTTGGCGAAATTCTATCTTCCGGTTCTATAA
- a CDS encoding dihydrofolate reductase family protein encodes MKERGKVTCYIAMSLDGYIAREDGNVDWLPAIGEQEDYGYYEFLSTIDGIVVGNSTYEQFLKGQAYPFGNRPCYVFSHENEESHGNVEYMKVSIADFVESLRQRENENLWLMGGATIIAGFLVADAVDELLITILPIVLGNGIPLFIPGISESLWKLKGTVVYPHGIVQLRYIFDR; translated from the coding sequence ATGAAAGAACGAGGGAAAGTCACTTGTTATATCGCTATGAGTTTAGATGGATACATTGCGCGAGAAGATGGAAATGTGGATTGGTTGCCAGCCATTGGCGAACAAGAAGATTATGGATACTATGAATTTTTATCAACGATAGACGGAATTGTAGTTGGCAACAGTACTTATGAGCAATTTCTAAAAGGACAAGCTTATCCTTTCGGGAATCGGCCTTGCTATGTTTTCTCTCATGAAAATGAAGAATCCCATGGCAATGTGGAATATATGAAGGTTTCCATTGCTGACTTTGTTGAATCGTTGAGGCAAAGGGAAAACGAGAACCTATGGCTGATGGGTGGCGCTACGATTATTGCGGGTTTTTTAGTTGCAGACGCTGTAGATGAATTGCTGATTACCATACTGCCAATTGTTCTTGGAAATGGCATTCCCCTCTTTATACCTGGGATTTCCGAGAGCTTGTGGAAATTGAAAGGAACGGTGGTTTATCCCCATGGGATTGTGCAACTTAGATATATTTTTGATCGGTAA
- a CDS encoding xanthine/uracil permease gives MDLWKDVLAIFSVILNGLPQGLLALSFGFATVPTALAFVVGGVGNAIVGSVAPISFQAETITLAGTMGKNMRERLSMIFIGAAIMALIGIFGFLEDIVDFIGPVITSGMMAGVGIMLVKVSVEMTRKSHLVGITSMGSAFIVYMMTKDLVYTISVSVIASSIVYVVLNKDKTELKVEREKFVLQKIQVTPDILRGAMAMVCLNIGANIAFGNITGAIANTDVNIDHLAVISSFADMASSLFGGGPVESIISATGSAPHPVWAGVAMMFVMAAILVSGLLPKLGKYIPSESIAGFLFVLGAIVTVPINAAMALSGDGSLIGGVTMAVTAVTDPFLGMLAGLLMKLFIGA, from the coding sequence ATGGATTTATGGAAAGATGTATTGGCGATCTTTAGTGTGATTTTAAATGGATTGCCGCAGGGATTATTGGCACTGTCATTTGGTTTTGCAACGGTGCCTACGGCTTTAGCCTTTGTAGTTGGGGGTGTTGGTAATGCGATTGTGGGTTCAGTTGCTCCAATTTCATTTCAAGCAGAAACAATTACTTTAGCGGGTACCATGGGCAAGAATATGAGAGAGCGCTTATCGATGATCTTTATTGGGGCTGCGATTATGGCGCTTATTGGGATTTTTGGGTTTTTGGAAGATATTGTTGATTTTATTGGTCCAGTAATTACGAGCGGGATGATGGCGGGTGTTGGAATTATGCTGGTGAAAGTATCTGTCGAGATGACTAGAAAGAGTCATTTGGTAGGGATTACTTCCATGGGTTCAGCATTTATTGTCTATATGATGACAAAAGATTTGGTTTATACGATTTCGGTTTCTGTCATAGCATCCAGTATCGTTTATGTTGTTTTGAACAAAGATAAAACTGAATTAAAAGTGGAGAGAGAAAAGTTTGTCTTGCAAAAAATACAAGTGACTCCTGATATTCTACGGGGTGCAATGGCTATGGTATGTTTGAATATTGGGGCAAACATTGCTTTTGGAAATATCACAGGTGCCATTGCTAATACCGATGTAAATATCGATCATTTGGCGGTAATTAGTAGCTTTGCAGATATGGCTTCCTCCTTATTTGGCGGTGGTCCGGTAGAATCAATTATCTCAGCAACGGGAAGCGCACCGCATCCGGTATGGGCGGGAGTTGCCATGATGTTTGTGATGGCTGCAATTTTAGTAAGTGGGTTGTTGCCAAAACTGGGCAAGTATATCCCGAGTGAATCGATAGCGGGATTCTTGTTTGTATTGGGGGCGATTGTAACGGTTCCGATCAATGCAGCAATGGCTTTATCGGGTGATGGATCTTTGATTGGGGGCGTGACCATGGCGGTTACAGCGGTGACGGATCCATTTTTAGGTATGCTGGCTGGCTTGCTTATGAAATTATTTATTGGGGCATAG
- a CDS encoding AraC family transcriptional regulator, with protein MNFLQQLNDSIAYLEANMDGEIDIEEAARQTLTSKFHYQRLFHMVTGVTVAEYVRKRRLTLAAQELQQGKKKVIDVAFRYGYQTPESFSKAFIKFHGITPSEAKKSGVQLKAIPRMSFQIQIKGESIMKYRIEEKGAFTVMGVERRISTVDGKNYVEIPKFWNEIWDNPQGKEMTKGAGKMGFLGICADLDEEQSAFTYMIAVERNETSDAGLKIREIPAQTWAVFEARGPLPKSIQGVWDRIFSEWFPSTGYEHANAPELEIYPLGDTSAEEYACEIWIPIKKM; from the coding sequence ATGAATTTTTTACAGCAGTTAAATGATAGCATTGCATACTTAGAAGCGAATATGGATGGTGAAATAGACATTGAAGAAGCTGCAAGACAAACCTTGACATCCAAGTTTCATTACCAACGATTATTTCATATGGTAACGGGTGTAACGGTCGCGGAATATGTGAGGAAGAGGAGACTGACTTTAGCGGCGCAAGAACTGCAACAGGGAAAGAAGAAGGTGATTGACGTTGCATTTCGTTATGGATATCAGACACCGGAATCTTTTTCAAAAGCATTTATCAAATTTCATGGCATTACCCCATCCGAAGCGAAAAAGTCGGGCGTGCAATTAAAAGCAATACCACGTATGTCCTTTCAAATTCAGATTAAAGGAGAATCGATTATGAAGTATCGAATTGAAGAAAAGGGAGCATTCACTGTGATGGGGGTCGAGCGTCGAATATCAACGGTGGACGGGAAAAACTATGTCGAAATTCCGAAATTTTGGAATGAAATCTGGGATAACCCTCAAGGTAAAGAGATGACTAAAGGGGCGGGTAAGATGGGTTTTCTTGGAATTTGTGCTGATTTAGATGAAGAACAATCGGCATTCACGTATATGATCGCTGTTGAGAGAAATGAAACAAGCGATGCAGGATTGAAAATTCGGGAAATTCCAGCACAAACCTGGGCTGTTTTTGAAGCAAGGGGTCCCTTGCCAAAGTCCATTCAAGGTGTTTGGGATCGAATTTTTTCTGAATGGTTTCCATCAACAGGATACGAACATGCAAATGCGCCAGAGCTTGAAATTTACCCATTGGGCGATACGTCTGCAGAAGAATATGCTTGTGAAATTTGGATACCTATTAAGAAAATGTAA
- a CDS encoding ABC transporter substrate-binding protein, with protein MKKQMVKRIGVGMSLLIVVGLLAGCVKAEATGDEAVKPIEIGITQIVEHPSLDEIRQGIIDQLEVEGYRDGQEIHIDFQNAQGAIENTQMIAQEFQSQKKDVIVAITTPSAQAMKNVIEGIPVVFSAVTDPEGAGLIGPGMTGVSNLTPIESQFDLFKTLLPEVKTIGMIYNTAEANSVFLMERAKKKAEELGYKMEVAVITSTNEVGLALDQLLPKVDMLYSVQDNMVASAFPVVVQKANEAGVPIIGTVQAFVDQGAVAMDNASDYEVGLQTGKMLARILAGANVDEIPFETTQNTAFTVNKEALAFFGITLPEELEGRLEE; from the coding sequence ATGAAAAAGCAAATGGTGAAACGAATTGGAGTAGGGATGAGTTTGTTGATTGTGGTTGGGCTTCTTGCAGGATGTGTAAAGGCTGAAGCGACCGGGGATGAAGCTGTAAAGCCGATTGAAATTGGGATCACGCAGATCGTTGAACACCCATCACTTGATGAAATTCGACAAGGAATTATTGATCAGTTGGAAGTGGAAGGGTATCGTGACGGACAGGAAATACATATTGATTTTCAAAATGCCCAGGGTGCCATTGAAAACACACAAATGATTGCACAGGAATTCCAGTCACAGAAAAAAGATGTCATAGTTGCAATAACAACACCAAGTGCACAAGCCATGAAAAACGTGATAGAAGGAATTCCAGTTGTCTTTTCTGCAGTAACGGATCCTGAAGGCGCAGGGCTGATTGGACCAGGGATGACGGGGGTTAGCAATTTGACCCCGATTGAGTCGCAATTTGATCTATTCAAAACCCTGCTGCCGGAAGTGAAAACCATAGGCATGATCTACAATACGGCGGAAGCAAATTCGGTGTTCTTGATGGAAAGGGCGAAGAAAAAGGCTGAGGAATTGGGATATAAGATGGAAGTAGCCGTGATCACTTCAACCAATGAGGTTGGTCTTGCATTGGATCAATTGTTGCCAAAGGTGGATATGTTATATTCCGTACAGGATAATATGGTCGCTTCAGCTTTCCCTGTTGTTGTTCAAAAGGCAAATGAAGCGGGTGTGCCGATTATTGGAACGGTTCAAGCCTTTGTCGATCAAGGGGCGGTTGCCATGGACAATGCCAGTGATTATGAAGTCGGCCTTCAAACTGGTAAAATGCTAGCGCGAATATTAGCGGGTGCAAATGTAGATGAAATCCCATTTGAAACGACTCAGAATACGGCATTTACGGTAAATAAAGAAGCCTTGGCATTCTTTGGTATCACATTGCCTGAGGAGCTAGAGGGACGACTCGAAGAATAA
- a CDS encoding sugar diacid recognition domain-containing protein — translation MLLSQELAQKIADQIMKNLGHNINVMNESGEIIASGSKKRLGTFHSIAADVIRKESRIVITEEEARQVEGVKAGINMPFYYDGKVGGVIGITGKPDEIEKPARIVKMVMELMLEQEFFKERLYAKHHQHTLFVNQVLEFEGELGWREVEVWGEQLGFDLNMPRRAVLFRILNSREVLNRNPLYTMDRIKDTMLEEIMNSHYSASQDIIGHAELDQFIVLKSFVPGDRKDTLEWFQSYAQHFCRKLNQKFGLRLFIGVGSYHNQPLELKESYREAKQMMRLVRQKKQSLEGIWLAEDFFLELLFEEIPEKRIVHFLGEQVDTLQESPELMETARVLIQHNMNLTETAKAMYLHRNTIQFRVNKIRHALPWDPLHDERGRMLLQLIVWYSSR, via the coding sequence ATGCTACTAAGTCAGGAACTTGCTCAAAAAATAGCGGATCAAATCATGAAAAACTTGGGACATAATATTAATGTGATGAATGAATCTGGTGAGATTATTGCAAGCGGATCAAAGAAACGATTGGGCACCTTTCATTCGATTGCAGCCGATGTGATTCGGAAGGAAAGCCGCATCGTGATCACAGAGGAGGAGGCTCGACAGGTTGAAGGGGTTAAGGCGGGGATTAATATGCCCTTTTATTACGATGGGAAAGTTGGCGGTGTAATTGGAATCACTGGCAAACCTGATGAAATTGAAAAGCCTGCGCGAATTGTGAAAATGGTTATGGAGTTGATGTTGGAGCAAGAATTTTTTAAAGAACGACTTTATGCAAAACATCATCAACATACTTTGTTTGTTAATCAGGTATTGGAATTTGAAGGAGAATTGGGTTGGCGGGAAGTGGAAGTCTGGGGCGAACAATTGGGCTTTGATTTGAATATGCCGCGGCGTGCCGTCTTATTTCGTATACTGAATTCGCGGGAAGTTCTTAATCGCAATCCTCTATATACCATGGATCGTATTAAAGACACCATGTTAGAAGAAATTATGAATTCTCATTACAGCGCTTCTCAAGACATCATCGGGCATGCGGAACTGGATCAATTTATTGTTTTAAAATCTTTTGTTCCAGGTGATCGCAAGGATACCCTAGAATGGTTTCAAAGCTATGCTCAACATTTTTGCCGGAAATTAAATCAAAAATTTGGTTTGCGACTTTTTATCGGAGTTGGCTCATATCACAATCAGCCACTGGAATTAAAGGAAAGTTATCGTGAGGCCAAGCAAATGATGCGTCTGGTTAGGCAGAAGAAGCAAAGTCTTGAGGGGATCTGGTTGGCAGAAGATTTTTTTCTGGAGCTATTATTTGAAGAGATTCCAGAAAAAAGGATTGTTCATTTTTTAGGCGAACAGGTTGATACCTTGCAAGAATCTCCAGAATTAATGGAAACGGCCAGAGTATTGATTCAACATAATATGAATTTAACGGAGACGGCCAAGGCCATGTACCTTCATCGAAACACCATTCAGTTTCGTGTCAATAAAATTCGACACGCTCTTCCATGGGATCCCTTGCATGATGAAAGAGGACGGATGTTGTTGCAGTTGATAGTTTGGTACTCAAGTCGATAA
- the brnQ gene encoding branched-chain amino acid transport system II carrier protein, with protein MDRLTKKDVFLVGLMLFSMFFGAGNLIFPPFLGQLAGEQTWIAMGAFAITAVGFPILGVVAVAKSGGLSQLASRVHPWFAGIFIVSIYLAIGPFLAIPRAGSLPFEMAVAPYLAEGISLTFAMGIYTIVFFALNFWLSLSPGDLVDRMGKVLTPILLILIFIMFGGAFFNPIGSYGTAIGAYKEAPFVQGFLDGYLTLDTLAALVFGVIIAVSIRAKGIKDEKAIVSGTIQAGVIAGGFLFIIYAMLAHLGAMGGSEFGFAENGAQTLTYVVTAMYGFPGAILLAVIFTLACISTSVGLTAACSQYFSEHTPLSYGVWVGVITLISMLLANMGLTKILVVSIPVLLAMYPIAIILILLGLADRVIQGHTFTYRFTVLLTGIVSFTDALGQSGIELGKFSQMMAKLPLYEKGLGWVFPAFFGMAIGLVVKAMQKK; from the coding sequence TTGGATAGATTGACAAAGAAAGATGTGTTTTTAGTAGGACTTATGTTATTTTCGATGTTTTTTGGAGCAGGGAATTTAATTTTTCCGCCATTTTTAGGGCAGTTGGCCGGGGAACAAACCTGGATTGCCATGGGTGCTTTTGCAATTACCGCAGTTGGATTTCCAATTCTTGGGGTAGTTGCGGTAGCCAAGTCCGGGGGATTGTCACAATTGGCCAGCCGAGTACATCCCTGGTTTGCAGGAATTTTTATTGTGAGCATCTATTTAGCGATTGGCCCATTTTTGGCTATACCTCGTGCGGGAAGCTTGCCATTTGAGATGGCGGTTGCTCCCTATTTAGCAGAAGGAATTTCGCTTACATTTGCCATGGGGATTTATACAATAGTATTTTTTGCTCTTAATTTCTGGCTCTCGCTTTCACCGGGAGATCTTGTTGATCGGATGGGCAAAGTTTTGACGCCGATTCTTTTGATCTTGATTTTCATTATGTTTGGCGGTGCTTTTTTCAATCCGATTGGCAGCTATGGTACAGCGATTGGCGCTTATAAAGAAGCACCTTTTGTGCAGGGTTTTCTGGATGGATATTTAACACTGGATACTTTGGCGGCATTGGTTTTTGGTGTCATTATTGCCGTTTCAATTCGTGCTAAGGGCATTAAAGATGAAAAGGCAATTGTGTCGGGAACCATTCAAGCGGGAGTCATTGCGGGTGGATTTCTATTTATAATATACGCCATGTTGGCTCATTTGGGAGCCATGGGCGGATCTGAATTTGGATTTGCGGAGAATGGTGCTCAAACCCTTACCTATGTGGTGACAGCGATGTATGGATTTCCAGGCGCTATCCTTCTGGCTGTTATTTTTACCTTGGCATGTATCTCGACAAGTGTCGGGCTAACAGCTGCTTGCAGCCAATATTTCTCTGAGCACACACCACTGTCCTATGGAGTGTGGGTCGGTGTGATCACCTTGATCAGCATGCTTTTGGCTAATATGGGCTTAACCAAAATTTTAGTGGTTTCCATTCCTGTTTTGCTGGCCATGTATCCGATTGCAATCATCTTGATTCTTTTGGGATTAGCGGATCGAGTGATTCAAGGCCATACATTTACCTATCGCTTCACGGTACTTCTCACAGGTATTGTCAGCTTCACTGATGCCTTGGGGCAGAGTGGAATTGAGCTTGGGAAATTCTCTCAAATGATGGCCAAACTTCCGCTTTACGAAAAAGGCTTGGGGTGGGTTTTTCCTGCTTTCTTTGGGATGGCTATTGGCTTAGTGGTCAAGGCAATGCAAAAAAAATGA
- a CDS encoding ABC transporter permease produces MDFLSLLEQGLIFGIMAIGILISFRILNFPDLTVDGSFATGAAVSASVLVNGGSAITAILAALAAGFVAGSVTGLIHAKGKVDGILAGILVMIGLYSINLRIMGKPNIPLFSVNHLFASKEGSLVKIIVITLLVKLMVDLFLKTHAGFVLRALGDNSRVVEGLGIDPGNYKIVGLGLANSLVAMSGAMMSQYQGFADISMGIGTLVTGLASIILGESLFKRFGFVAITTIALVGSFVYRVILATALHYGLEPSDLKLVTAFILLFILILEKKVGGKYARV; encoded by the coding sequence ATGGATTTTCTATCATTATTGGAACAGGGTTTGATATTTGGCATTATGGCAATCGGAATTTTAATCAGCTTTCGGATCTTGAACTTTCCGGATCTTACGGTAGATGGTAGCTTTGCTACAGGGGCGGCAGTCTCGGCAAGCGTATTGGTGAACGGTGGTTCGGCGATTACGGCGATCTTGGCCGCATTGGCAGCGGGCTTTGTAGCAGGATCAGTGACAGGGCTGATTCATGCAAAGGGGAAAGTCGACGGCATATTAGCGGGGATTCTTGTGATGATTGGCTTATATAGCATTAATCTTCGCATTATGGGGAAACCCAATATACCCTTGTTTTCGGTCAATCACTTATTTGCATCCAAAGAGGGTAGCCTGGTAAAGATTATTGTAATTACTTTGCTGGTAAAACTGATGGTGGACTTATTTCTTAAAACCCATGCGGGTTTTGTGCTTCGAGCCCTTGGGGATAATTCGCGGGTTGTGGAAGGTCTTGGCATCGATCCAGGCAATTATAAAATTGTCGGATTGGGACTGGCAAATAGCCTTGTTGCCATGTCTGGTGCGATGATGTCTCAGTATCAAGGCTTTGCAGATATCAGCATGGGCATCGGTACATTGGTAACGGGATTGGCTTCAATTATTCTTGGCGAGAGTCTGTTTAAGCGATTTGGCTTTGTTGCCATCACAACAATTGCCCTTGTGGGAAGCTTTGTTTATCGGGTGATTTTAGCGACGGCCCTTCATTATGGATTGGAGCCGAGCGATTTGAAATTGGTAACGGCTTTTATCCTCTTGTTTATTTTGATTTTGGAAAAGAAAGTGGGTGGTAAATATGCTCGAGTTTAG
- a CDS encoding glycerate kinase yields MKILLAPDSFKGSLTAVEFCRIAELAIRGLEPEAEVVALPMADGGEGTVESLVLNTGGTMKKMWVTGPLGEPVEAFYGVLGDGVTAVIEMASASGLPLVPLDQRNPMKATTYGTGELILKVLDEGCSRLIMGIGGSATNDGGAGLMQALGFELLDQDGNQIAWGAKGLLSLHLIKTNQADPRLEKLLVEVACDVDNPLTGLNGAAAVYGPQKGADPTMVKLMDQALENFAACIQRDLKLEVSDLKGAGAAGGLGAGLSAFLQAELKMGFEIIRDTIELDKRIDQGFDLVITGEGQMNAQTLRGKLPMGIAKLCKEKEIPVIAIVGAIGTGIEHLYEEGLSSVFSIVNGPMDLEEAMENSQALLADTVERVIRMLQAFSN; encoded by the coding sequence ATGAAAATTTTACTTGCGCCAGACTCCTTTAAAGGGAGCCTTACGGCAGTTGAGTTTTGCAGAATAGCAGAATTAGCGATTCGAGGATTGGAGCCAGAAGCAGAAGTGGTTGCGCTTCCCATGGCGGACGGTGGTGAAGGAACTGTGGAATCTCTGGTTCTCAATACCGGAGGGACGATGAAAAAAATGTGGGTAACTGGCCCCCTTGGAGAGCCAGTTGAAGCGTTTTACGGCGTGTTGGGCGATGGTGTAACGGCAGTGATTGAAATGGCCAGTGCATCAGGACTGCCGCTAGTACCACTCGATCAACGCAATCCGATGAAAGCAACGACCTATGGAACGGGAGAGCTGATTCTTAAGGTCTTGGATGAAGGGTGTAGCCGTTTGATTATGGGAATCGGCGGTAGCGCCACCAATGATGGCGGTGCTGGCTTGATGCAAGCCTTGGGATTTGAGTTGTTAGACCAGGATGGAAATCAAATTGCTTGGGGTGCCAAGGGGCTGTTGTCTCTTCATTTGATCAAAACGAATCAGGCAGACCCACGTTTGGAAAAGTTACTTGTTGAAGTCGCTTGTGATGTGGACAATCCTTTGACTGGATTGAATGGCGCAGCAGCGGTATATGGTCCCCAAAAAGGGGCAGATCCAACTATGGTGAAACTCATGGATCAAGCACTTGAAAATTTCGCGGCATGCATCCAAAGAGATTTAAAACTTGAAGTGTCTGACTTGAAGGGTGCGGGAGCAGCAGGTGGTTTGGGAGCAGGTTTATCAGCGTTCTTACAAGCGGAACTCAAAATGGGATTTGAAATTATTCGAGATACCATCGAATTGGACAAGCGAATTGACCAAGGATTTGATTTGGTCATTACAGGTGAGGGGCAGATGAATGCGCAAACCTTGCGTGGGAAATTACCAATGGGGATTGCCAAACTTTGCAAGGAAAAAGAAATACCAGTAATCGCGATTGTTGGAGCGATTGGAACAGGGATTGAGCATTTATACGAGGAAGGACTAAGCAGTGTCTTTAGTATCGTGAATGGACCCATGGATCTTGAGGAAGCGATGGAAAATTCTCAAGCATTGCTGGCAGATACCGTTGAAAGGGTGATTCGAATGCTACAAGCATTCTCGAATTAA
- a CDS encoding NAD(P)-dependent oxidoreductase encodes MKRVLVTGASGEIGLKVIEMLLNKTNYLVRVFSLPDRFSKRRLKRYSKQIEFAWGDITKKDQIQKAVKDCQAVIHLAAILPPLSDEEPELAHRVNVEGTKNLVDVLVKENHKGFFLFASSVAIYGDRLDNHWIRVNDPLLPSELDIYAQTKIDAENLIQKSRLNWTIFRLSAIMSENRKLDPLFFHMPLDTEIEVTSTRDTAYAMVQALDHQEELAQGIFNLGGGPCCRATYREFLRENFERMGIDFSLVPEKAFAERNFHCGYYADSNELESILHFQRDCIRDLYARMEEKVPPPQRFFSRIFQRIIVSELVKRSAPWKARKEMASSVAKRFFKSVAKKDSK; translated from the coding sequence ATGAAACGTGTATTGGTGACAGGGGCTAGTGGTGAAATTGGATTGAAAGTAATCGAAATGCTCTTGAATAAAACCAATTATCTGGTTCGGGTCTTTAGTTTGCCCGATCGGTTTTCAAAGCGCAGGCTAAAGCGATATTCCAAGCAAATTGAATTTGCTTGGGGGGATATCACAAAAAAAGATCAAATTCAAAAAGCGGTAAAGGATTGTCAGGCGGTGATTCATTTAGCGGCAATTCTTCCTCCACTATCAGATGAGGAGCCAGAACTGGCGCATCGGGTAAATGTTGAAGGGACAAAGAATTTGGTGGATGTTCTCGTGAAAGAAAATCATAAGGGATTCTTTTTGTTTGCATCATCGGTTGCAATTTATGGAGATCGTTTGGATAATCATTGGATTCGAGTGAACGATCCATTACTTCCCAGCGAATTAGATATTTACGCACAAACTAAAATTGATGCGGAAAATTTGATTCAGAAGAGCCGACTAAATTGGACAATATTCCGCCTATCAGCGATTATGAGTGAAAATCGAAAATTGGATCCTTTGTTTTTTCATATGCCATTGGATACAGAAATTGAGGTGACATCTACTCGGGATACGGCTTATGCCATGGTACAAGCCTTGGATCACCAAGAGGAATTGGCACAAGGCATCTTTAATCTTGGGGGAGGGCCATGCTGTCGAGCGACCTATCGTGAGTTTTTGCGTGAAAATTTTGAAAGGATGGGGATCGATTTTTCTTTGGTCCCAGAAAAAGCCTTTGCAGAGCGGAATTTTCATTGTGGATATTATGCGGATTCAAACGAGTTGGAATCAATACTTCACTTTCAACGAGACTGTATTCGTGACTTATATGCAAGAATGGAGGAGAAAGTGCCGCCTCCACAACGCTTTTTCTCCCGTATATTTCAGCGAATTATCGTATCAGAACTAGTGAAACGTTCAGCACCATGGAAGGCAAGAAAAGAAATGGCTTCATCCGTAGCAAAACGATTTTTCAAATCGGTGGCAAAAAAGGACTCAAAATGA